Below is a window of Humulus lupulus chromosome 2, drHumLupu1.1, whole genome shotgun sequence DNA.
TTTTACTTTATTATATTCTTTCTCTACCTGGAAAGTAGAGTCTTTTCTTTTTGCATTTTAATATTGTTATTTTTTTGTCGTGGTTGTATAATCTTAATGACAACTTGGATACAGGGCTTTCTGATCTGAATTTTCAAGAAGGGGGGCTGAGATTTTCTGCCATGGAAGATTCCTCAAATGGGATAGTAGAGGAGACCCCTGAGGTAATACAATCTTCTCAAGATGAGTATAAAGAGGTTGTTGTTGGGGATGTGAAAAATGTGGAGATTCATAACGAAGATGATGATTCTGAGCCTGCAAACAAGAGGGAGATTTCCATTTTTGAGCAGGTTATTGACAAAGCTGAGGATTTTCTTGATGGTGATGACCATTCTAGTTCGAGTTCTAGTAGCTCCGACGATGAAATAGAGGCTGCAGAACCCGAAGAGAAGAGTCCTCAAGTGGAGGAGAGTTCTGAGAATAAAGATGATTTGAAACAAGTTGAGGAAGAAGAGGTGGCTGAGGAGAACGCTTTAACTTCTTTGGTTGAGGCTGAAGAGATTCCTCAAGTATTGGACGATTTGGTGTCAAAGATTGAGGCTGTGACTTCTGTGGTTTCAGGGGGGAGTGAAGAGCCTGAATTGCCTTTATCAGATCAGAAGAATGAGACTAATAATGATGATAGTTCAGCCATGGCAGAACAAGTTATTGACCATTCCAAGGGAACTGAGGAGAATCCAGGAGAGTCAACAGAAGAAGCTGCTCCTCCTGCTTGTGAGGCTTCCAATGAAAATATTCCTGAGAACACAACAGATTCAGTAAGTGTTGTTTGCATAGTTTGTGATCTGAAACTATGATTTTAAAATTGCTTCATCTTTTTCTtaacttatgttttttttttctgtcatctttttctttacctaAGAGTGTCTTGTTTTTTGAATTTATTGACAGCCTATTGAGCCTTTGACAAGTGAGTCTCTACAACCAACTTCATGGAGAAGCTGCTGTGGACTTTTTGAGGTTTTGCGACCATCTGAAAGATAAACACAAGGTAACTTAGCGAAAAAAATGTTATCTTATGGCATTATTACTGAAAAGTGTTATTAAAAACTTGTTCCGAAACCATTTTATTTGAATGATAGTGTAATGGAACTGGATCATCTTTTTCAAGCTTGACACCGAAGACTAAATATTGTTCATTCATTAAGCTTTTTAGAAATTACAAGTCATCTTAATCTACCAACCAATTAAAGTAAGTAGGGCAATAGGGTCAGATTCTCTATAGCTTTTATATATACAAGctttttaaaatcaattattaCAGGTATGCAGTAACCTATCAATGGTTTTGATTTTGAATAAAGTTCTACCATCGTCTATAAATGGGTTTCCATTTATAATTGATTTTCTACTTTTGTGCAGAAAAGGAGGATGGTCTCTCTTCCAAATTGGAATATTGAATCATGAAGTTTGCAGACAGTTATTATCTTAAATTAAAAGAAGGGTGTCAAGATTTAAAGTGGCAAAATTCTCAGTCAGTCCAGTCCATATTTGTCAAGTGTGTGTGTGGTCTGTTTTTTCTTCATCATAAGTTGTTGTATATGGTGATTTTACTTTTATTACTACTACAACTATATAACAATTGAGAACCATTGTTTTTGTAATTtacttttatttctttattagTCTTTGCAGATAACAATATTTGGTGCGAATTCTTTTTATTGAATGCTGATACacttgtttgtttattttattttatttggatGAAGTTCAAAACTACAAATAGTCCTATTTAGAGTGAAATAGAATaagaatattattaattttaaagttaATTAGTGCTACTCCATTGTATCTTTCATATGCTTTTTGGGAAtcatttttaagaaaataaatttaatcccCATTATAAATTGGTTTTAGGCACATAATTTGATTAAGCAGATAATTTTAAGTTATGTTTCTAAATTCTAAATGGTGGACactgttagagaaaaatatctcACATGAAAAATGTGTGGGTACATTAACAATACATAAGAGCATGGTTTACTCCACTCAttaccaattggttttgagatagAACCTTATGTTTCTTACCATGCACCCTAGTATATATCCGATCCAAATTCGATCACAGACGTCCACCATCTTGAGTGGggatgttagagaaaaatatcctACATAGAAAGTGTGTGGACATTCAACAATACATAAAAGCATGAGTTACTATCACTAATTCGTTTTGAGATGAAACCTTGCGCTTCTTACCATACACCTCATTCTACTTCTAGATTACATTTTAAAATTTCTTCCAAACTATAGTAGACATTTTTTTGTAAGTAGACATTTTTTTGTAACATGCACAATGTCAATcatttttttgtaacatatacAAAACCGAGGAATATGACAAATGGAAGTGCTTATGTGGTGAAATTGTAAacaaaaatcaataaataaagatAACCGCCAAAATATTCTTTTTAACCATAATTTTGGAGTCAACTATGAGTTTTCTAAATTAATAATGCTAGATacacatttgttttttttttaaaataaataaaaagcatATATTAATTTGACATGTGTTTTAAAttaaacatattattttttttgggGTGAGACTACACTATTTTCATATTTGGTTTTAAAAAAgtctcatattaatttatgaTAAGAGGAAGAAGGATCAAAATTACAAGAATGAGACAACTATATAGTCATGTATATAGCTTGGTAGTGCTACACCTCTCTTTACAAACAGTAACGAAGGGAGAAATTTAAGATAGTGGGGTAATTTATGATAAACAATTCATTAGTGGGGTCATTTTAGGCTTTAATGATAAATTTATATTAGtaattaattacataaatttAAATATCAATGGTATGTCTGGTCTCAAGTTCAAATCTCCCTCCcaatgtcaaaaaaaaaatgacaCAAGTGATATCTAGACTATCAAATAAAATAAAGAGGAGTCCACTAACATTAACATTAATCCAACAATGATCAAGACTAGACAAATCCCAATTCCTAAAAGAAGTAAAAGATGACACCCTATCACAAGAAGGCTGAGCATGAGGAAGAAGAGAAACAAAATGACAATTGGGAATCCAACAATCTTTAGTAATGGAAATAGATTGAATATTCCCAATTTTCCAAATTAAACATTTCTTAAGAAGCTGCCTTCCAAACCAACAAAGGACAATGACTAGCCTTTTCCTCTAAAAAATAATGTATGTGAAAAATATCTAGGTTTAAAAAGTCTACCCACACAAGAGTTTGGACAACAAAAGATTCTTCAAGTTTGTTTTTCCATCATGGATTTGACTAAAGTGAGATAAAGAATCGAATATCATCTACTTCTTATGTTCCGTGAATAGCTGTGACATTAAGGAATATCCAGAAAGACATTTAGAGAATCAGTCTAATTCTATCTTTTTTCGTTCCATTTGAAGAAAGAGAGGATCACAAAGaatctattttttttagttgttgaatctctctttgaTTGATCAATGTGTGATATTCTGAATCCTCATTACTAATGGAAaccaagccctaatttttttagatctataaagaaaaaattgtttatacctttttggaccctgtgtttttttccattacctgtttagaccctgtattttgacaaattactttttggaccctatgttttgtaaaatgcttaaaatagaaccctaaatctgattttggttaatgttttctcaactaaaatcataaataatttaccaaactaacaattcagaacaaaaataaaatcattatgcttaaaaattgtgttgttatattcaatgttttcttcatcaaaattgagtttagggttctattttaactattttacaaaacacagggtccaaaaagtaatttatcaaaacacagagtccaaacaggtaatgggaaaaaacacagggtccaaaaaagtataaacctaaGAAAAAATCAATTCTTCCAATAAATtagtttatataatttaatttttcttttgattaattaaatgATTTGTTAATGGGTGACAATATTTCGTACCAAAATGCGTAAGCACatcatttatatatgtatatatataaaggcGAATTCTTCAGTCCCTCACAGGACTCAGTCCTTCAGTGTGGGGTCCAGTTTTTTGCCAATTGTCCAAATTTTATAGGAGTAAGTCTTTTTTTCACATTTGTTTTTGACTTGCAATGACCGGTTGTGTGAACCGGTTGGAAAGTTGCTAGTGATATGGGTATAAAAATTAGGGGCAAAAAAGTAATTCCCTACCCAAAAATATGTATAGTTGAGGACTTTATCAtaaacttaatatgaatttgagagatatttacgattttggtaacgtaagcattgtgcttccgccaagtgatttatatgttatgttgagtgagacgcaacaataaccacgtaagtaaaacttatatatattttgtagtgttttataagattttttaaagttttttcccTAGAGAAGTTTCATTTATTCAATATTGGGATGAATAAATCACTAACTCAATTAGGTATGGAAACATGTTATTTAGATGGTTGATTAATTAGGAGAGTCAGTACTTGCttgattgatatatgtttgaCACAAACATGTTAATATCTTGCAACTAGTGTTTACATAAATTAAGTGTTAAAATATTCTTAATACAATATCATAAGTTTAGTTGAAATATTCTTAATACATAGGTTTAAAGTGAAGACCACATTGGTGGCTTAGTGGATGAGgaaattattattttcttatcAATTGCATGAAAAATTGGTTCAACCAACTGAGAAGTGTCGATTGTATGAGTGAGTCGTATTGGGGGTAGTAGAACGTCCCCAACCATGCTTGTGTAATCTATGTTGTAGTAATAAAAAACGTATACACTCATATGGTTTAGTGCTAATACTTTTTCACCATTCGACCACACTTGCTTAATTCTTGTAtctaattgtaactattttgggATAAGTATGTATCCATTACCTTGTCTTGTTGCCGATATCTTTTGACATAGATGAAGCTCTTATGACAAGGAGGACTGAATATCCGTTGAGGCTAATGCTGAATACATCTTCAATTTGTTGGGGTAAGTTAATAACTTTAACAGTCGGACTTCTAGAGTCGAACAAGAACAAACCTTGACTAGTATAGTATGCCGCGTTGACACCATTCATTGCTACCCTTAATATTTCATAAAGTACAAATATGATTAAGTTTAATTATGATGAATGAAGCTATTTATTTTAAGAAGAAATTATGATCACGTATCTTTGAGACTAGGGTAAAAGATAATTATGACCTGTTTTCGCACTGTACTTGGTTGTCATTGAAATCTTTTACAGTGGTAAAGGCCCTAACATGCCTTCCCATTGATGGGAGATGGCTCATTTGAACTGGCTGAGGTTGGCCTATATCCCATAGTTCTAGTCCCTTGGTTGGATGTAGAATGACTCCTTCATTGCTACTTCAGGAAATTGATGTTGAAAGTGGTTGTAAGAGAAGTCCCACATCACAATTCATTTTAATAGTCCTATTTGTAAGATCaaacaatttaatgaaactatCTTCGTTGTTTCCATATAGCAGTAGATGATGACTTGGGACATGGCAGTGATATGTTTCATTatcttgttgttcttgttctttagtGCTTTTGTGTACATATGATGAGAGGCATTGAAACAGATGGTATTCCCAGCTGGAAAATCCTCCAAATTTGTGGAAACTGTTCGTGTACATTGTGACACGTTTATATCGATCTGAATATCAATTTGTTGTGATCGTAACTTGATTCCAAATTCCAGAGGGAAGAATTTTACCAGTGCAGTACCGTCTTGAAATAAACTATATTTTACAACATGAAAAGGGTGAACAATTTATAAGTTATTAATCATATAGTAAAACGATAATGAATTAACTTGGTAACGATCATTGTAAAAATGAGTGGAGTTCATTTGTATTAAAAATTTAGAAGTTCAATTAATCATTTGGATTAATTTACGAATTTAAGGACGTACCGAACCTGTGAGAATATCGTATATACCACATAGTCCTTCGTCGAAAACAAAAATGGCAAGGTTTCCATCTGCATTTGTAAATTTTGAATATCTCCCTGATGGAAATGGGAGCCGTATTGCTTCTATATGACGCTTTGCAAGAGAAACATGTCGTAACAAATGTGTTGGGGTCTTGTTTTTCTGTGGGTCGTAAGCACAATTCTGAGTTTTGATATTGGCAACTATTTCAATATTTTTTGTTTCCAACTCTATGTCTTGTGGCTCTG
It encodes the following:
- the LOC133817300 gene encoding uncharacterized protein LOC133817300, whose protein sequence is MPIAKRRKNKPKPAKFMNHTTTALIHQSSPTIQFQGLSDLNFQEGGLRFSAMEDSSNGIVEETPEVIQSSQDEYKEVVVGDVKNVEIHNEDDDSEPANKREISIFEQVIDKAEDFLDGDDHSSSSSSSSDDEIEAAEPEEKSPQVEESSENKDDLKQVEEEEVAEENALTSLVEAEEIPQVLDDLVSKIEAVTSVVSGGSEEPELPLSDQKNETNNDDSSAMAEQVIDHSKGTEENPGESTEEAAPPACEASNENIPENTTDSPIEPLTSESLQPTSWRSCCGLFEVLRPSER